One window from the genome of Sphaerotilus microaerophilus encodes:
- a CDS encoding lipopolysaccharide biosynthesis protein: MLSTVGVTVCGLFTSVLTARLLGPEGRGLLAAVILIATLAARSAQLGLGSAFVYFVKSRRAGPMAVLLPAAASLVTLAAAALALLGTHLSSGRGVENLSWLTLLLSALMALNTFVIAVSPLRSDLVFHNAARLLPNLGYALALLPVLALGLHVELPWLLGVQVLAYAGVNVASIVWMARARIWSAEASGAALGVVEFVRYGLLQHGTVLVGLLVLNFDKLIALGASSLANFGFYALAFSVSRMIGSIQDALSTALFSRYAGGSTQVLSEKVNFVFRLTFVPMLLVAALGALLSPWVIPLLFGTAFRPVVTPFCVLLFECVVGGASWTLAQRFVGAGRPGLVFFRQAIAAVPVLCAIPFVQGENLFVTLSYLMLAGAALRLAISWAMYPTVLGEPLPTPWPTRADLAYLGRLIKRQRSA, encoded by the coding sequence GTGCTCAGCACGGTCGGGGTGACCGTGTGTGGACTCTTCACCTCCGTGCTGACGGCCAGGCTGCTCGGGCCGGAGGGCCGAGGCCTGCTCGCTGCCGTGATCTTGATCGCCACGCTGGCGGCCAGATCCGCGCAGCTCGGGCTCGGCTCCGCCTTCGTCTACTTCGTGAAATCGCGCAGGGCAGGACCGATGGCCGTGCTGCTCCCCGCGGCCGCGAGCCTGGTCACGTTGGCCGCCGCCGCCCTGGCGCTGCTTGGCACGCACCTGAGTTCAGGGCGGGGCGTGGAGAACCTGTCGTGGCTGACGCTCCTGCTGTCGGCCCTGATGGCGCTGAACACATTCGTCATCGCGGTGTCGCCGCTCAGGAGCGACCTCGTCTTCCACAACGCGGCCCGGCTGCTGCCCAACCTCGGCTATGCCCTCGCACTGCTGCCCGTGCTGGCACTGGGCCTGCATGTCGAGCTGCCCTGGCTGCTGGGCGTGCAAGTCCTGGCCTATGCTGGCGTGAACGTGGCCTCGATCGTGTGGATGGCACGCGCGAGGATCTGGTCCGCCGAAGCCTCCGGCGCGGCCCTGGGTGTGGTCGAGTTCGTGCGCTACGGCCTGCTGCAGCACGGCACCGTGCTGGTCGGGTTGCTCGTGCTCAACTTCGACAAACTGATCGCGCTCGGGGCGAGTTCACTCGCCAACTTCGGCTTCTACGCCCTGGCCTTCAGCGTTTCACGGATGATCGGTTCGATACAGGACGCGTTGTCGACGGCACTATTCTCCCGCTACGCCGGCGGCAGCACCCAGGTCCTGTCGGAGAAGGTCAACTTCGTGTTCCGGCTGACCTTCGTGCCCATGCTCCTGGTGGCAGCGCTGGGTGCACTCCTGAGCCCGTGGGTCATTCCACTGCTGTTCGGTACGGCGTTTCGACCCGTGGTCACGCCCTTCTGCGTCCTGCTGTTCGAGTGCGTCGTCGGGGGGGCCAGCTGGACCTTGGCTCAGCGCTTCGTCGGCGCCGGCCGACCGGGCCTCGTGTTCTTCCGCCAGGCCATCGCGGCGGTGCCGGTCCTTTGCGCAATCCCGTTCGTGCAGGGAGAAAACCTGTTCGTGACCTTGTCGTACCTGATGCTCGCTGGCGCGGCCCTGCGACTGGCCATCTCATGGGCCATGTACCCGACGGTTCTTGGCGAGCCGCTGCCAACGCCCTGGCCCACCCGAGCGGACCTGGCCTACCTGGGCCGGCTGATCAAACGCCAGCGTTCGGCGTAG
- a CDS encoding polysaccharide biosynthesis tyrosine autokinase has product MSLGARQQIGSKSSGPTLVHSSDDVHSTFSDDRSIGDIIRTTKNLTDEQIEAIVAHQKEHGVRFGEAAVALGLASDSDVIFALSQQFHYPYAPEHVREFRQELVVASQPFGRQAEAFRAIRSQLMIRAFSPAEPKRALAVVSADHGDGKTFFVANLGIALAQMGGRTLVVDADFRRPRLHQVFDVPNTSGLSGILSGRQEDNVIYQAPDIAGLYVMPVGVTPPNPLELLERPAFRLLIGELMRKFDHVVVDTPAAVAGSDAIVIAAKCGSALIVASKDKTKTKNLQEVVAAVGTSTARIAGVILNEKSS; this is encoded by the coding sequence ATGAGCTTGGGCGCACGCCAGCAGATCGGGTCGAAATCGTCTGGGCCGACATTGGTTCACAGCAGCGACGATGTCCACTCCACCTTTTCCGATGACCGAAGCATCGGGGACATCATCCGGACGACCAAGAATCTGACGGATGAGCAGATCGAGGCCATCGTTGCCCACCAGAAGGAACACGGTGTGCGCTTTGGTGAGGCCGCCGTGGCGCTGGGGCTGGCCAGCGACTCGGACGTGATCTTCGCGCTGAGCCAGCAGTTTCACTATCCCTATGCGCCGGAGCATGTCCGCGAGTTCCGCCAGGAACTGGTGGTTGCGTCTCAGCCCTTCGGTCGCCAAGCGGAGGCGTTCCGCGCCATTCGCAGCCAGTTGATGATTCGCGCCTTCAGCCCGGCCGAACCCAAACGAGCCTTGGCCGTGGTCAGCGCAGACCACGGCGATGGCAAGACGTTTTTCGTCGCCAATCTCGGGATCGCGCTGGCCCAAATGGGCGGGCGGACCCTGGTTGTGGATGCCGATTTTCGCCGGCCGCGGCTTCACCAGGTGTTCGATGTCCCGAACACCAGTGGGCTGAGCGGCATCCTGAGCGGTCGCCAGGAAGACAACGTCATCTACCAGGCCCCCGATATCGCCGGTCTCTATGTGATGCCGGTGGGTGTCACGCCGCCGAATCCGCTGGAACTGCTGGAGCGGCCAGCCTTCCGCCTGCTGATCGGCGAACTCATGCGCAAGTTCGATCACGTGGTGGTGGACACCCCTGCCGCTGTGGCCGGCAGCGATGCCATCGTGATCGCAGCCAAATGCGGTTCAGCGTTGATCGTCGCCAGCAAGGACAAAACGAAGACGAAAAATCTGCAGGAGGTCGTGGCCGCCGTGGGGACGTCAACTGCGCGGATCGCGGGTGTCATCCTGAACGAGAAGTCTTCTTGA
- the epsF gene encoding chain length determinant protein EpsF, whose protein sequence is MNLSQFMSILRARWLSALIVLVVTVGTTIGISLMLPKNYSAEATVVVDVRSPDPIAGIVMGAMAAPSYMATQVDIIQSDLVAQRVVRELRLNENPEARAKWIEDTEGRGDYIAWLADAVQKRLEVRPSREGNVITVVYTNPDPRAAASIANAFVQAYLAVSVGLKSSPAKQYTEFFDARAKDLREALEKAQAKLSVFQKDHGLLATDERVDVETQRLNELNSQLVALQAISAESNSRNSQAKIAGDQLQDVLNNPLVSSLKADVSRLEAKMKELSARLGEAHPQVLELRANIQELNSRVEAETRRVTGGVGVTSNINRLREAEVKASLEAQRAKVMKMREQRDTANVLLREVETAQRTYDSVVQRQNQTNLESQSTLTNISVLSPATVPAFASSPRVTLNTLVSIFAGSVLALAFVFLRELLDRRVRTAVDVTALLDLPVLGTLPKPSTSLIGGRSALVLPGQVLGRLPRPQS, encoded by the coding sequence ATGAATCTCTCGCAGTTCATGTCCATTCTCCGGGCTCGGTGGCTTTCCGCGCTGATCGTGCTCGTCGTGACGGTCGGCACGACCATCGGCATCAGTCTGATGCTGCCCAAGAACTACAGTGCAGAAGCGACGGTTGTGGTAGATGTGCGGTCACCCGACCCGATCGCCGGCATCGTGATGGGGGCCATGGCTGCGCCGTCCTACATGGCCACGCAGGTCGACATCATCCAGAGCGATCTGGTGGCTCAGCGCGTGGTTCGGGAACTGCGGCTCAATGAGAACCCGGAAGCGCGGGCGAAATGGATCGAAGATACCGAAGGCCGGGGTGACTACATCGCCTGGCTCGCGGATGCCGTTCAGAAACGGCTGGAGGTCAGGCCCTCTCGCGAGGGAAACGTCATCACGGTGGTCTACACCAATCCTGATCCGCGGGCTGCCGCGAGTATTGCGAACGCCTTCGTGCAGGCATACCTGGCTGTCAGCGTCGGCCTGAAGTCCTCGCCGGCCAAGCAATACACCGAGTTCTTCGATGCCCGCGCAAAAGACCTGCGGGAGGCGCTGGAAAAGGCCCAGGCCAAGCTCTCCGTCTTTCAGAAGGACCATGGTCTGCTGGCCACGGACGAGCGGGTGGACGTCGAGACCCAGCGACTGAATGAACTCAATTCACAGCTGGTGGCGCTTCAGGCCATCTCGGCTGAATCCAACAGCAGAAACAGCCAAGCCAAGATTGCCGGGGACCAACTGCAGGATGTGCTGAACAACCCGCTCGTTTCCAGCTTGAAGGCTGACGTCTCTCGGCTGGAGGCCAAGATGAAGGAGCTCAGCGCGCGCCTGGGTGAGGCCCACCCGCAAGTGCTGGAACTGCGGGCCAACATCCAGGAGCTCAATTCACGGGTCGAGGCCGAAACCCGCCGTGTCACGGGGGGTGTTGGCGTGACCAGCAACATCAACCGCCTGCGGGAGGCCGAGGTCAAGGCCTCCCTGGAAGCGCAGCGCGCCAAGGTCATGAAGATGCGCGAGCAACGTGACACGGCGAATGTGCTCTTGCGGGAAGTCGAGACGGCGCAGCGTACCTACGACTCCGTCGTGCAGCGCCAGAACCAGACCAACCTCGAAAGCCAGAGCACCCTGACCAACATCTCGGTGCTGTCGCCTGCAACGGTGCCGGCCTTTGCGTCGTCGCCGAGGGTCACGCTGAACACCTTGGTGAGCATCTTTGCCGGCAGCGTGCTGGCCCTGGCGTTCGTCTTCCTTCGTGAATTGCTGGATCGGCGTGTGCGCACCGCGGTGGACGTGACCGCCTTGCTGGACCTGCCGGTCCTGGGCACCCTGCCCAAGCCATCGACCAGCCTGATTGGCGGGCGCTCTGCGCTCGTCCTGCCGGGTCAGGTGTTGGGGCGCCTGCCTCGCCCGCAGTCGTGA
- a CDS encoding EpsD family peptidyl-prolyl cis-trans isomerase, whose protein sequence is MALTAAALGVTVMLAACGGGGKEGATQVAAKVNKEEVSVHQINYVLQRQPGIKPEMVPAASKRILEGLIDQELAIQQAAEMKIDRDPKVVSAIEAARRDIVARAYADRVAESATKPTPDDVKAYYASKPALFAQRRIYSFSEFAIEVPADQSQALAGKLQSVKSADELSNALRAANIKFASRNVTQAPENLSLAMVDKIAAMGEGQSFSVAVPAGLTVVFLTGAKPAPVTEETARPAIEQFLLNDRKRKLVADEVKRLRDAAKIEYKGQFAAPAAAASGVEAPVVAPTGAASQ, encoded by the coding sequence TTGGCATTGACCGCTGCCGCGCTGGGCGTGACCGTAATGCTGGCCGCCTGTGGCGGTGGCGGCAAGGAAGGGGCCACGCAGGTGGCCGCCAAGGTCAACAAGGAAGAAGTCTCCGTCCACCAGATCAACTACGTGCTGCAGCGCCAACCCGGCATCAAGCCCGAGATGGTGCCCGCCGCCAGCAAGCGCATCCTCGAAGGCCTGATCGACCAGGAACTCGCCATCCAGCAGGCCGCGGAGATGAAGATCGACCGGGATCCCAAGGTCGTGTCCGCCATCGAGGCTGCTCGCCGTGACATCGTTGCCCGTGCGTACGCGGATCGTGTCGCTGAAAGCGCCACCAAGCCGACGCCCGATGACGTCAAGGCCTACTACGCCAGCAAGCCGGCCCTGTTTGCCCAGCGTCGCATCTATTCCTTCAGCGAGTTCGCCATCGAGGTGCCTGCCGACCAGAGCCAAGCCCTGGCCGGCAAGCTGCAAAGCGTCAAGAGCGCAGACGAGCTGTCCAATGCACTGCGCGCGGCCAATATCAAGTTCGCCAGCCGCAACGTCACTCAGGCGCCCGAGAACCTGTCCCTGGCCATGGTGGACAAGATCGCAGCCATGGGTGAAGGCCAGTCCTTCAGCGTGGCCGTGCCCGCCGGACTGACCGTGGTCTTCCTCACCGGGGCCAAGCCGGCGCCGGTGACCGAAGAAACGGCCCGCCCTGCCATCGAGCAGTTCCTGCTCAACGACCGCAAGCGCAAGCTGGTGGCCGACGAGGTCAAGCGCCTGCGTGACGCCGCCAAGATCGAATACAAGGGCCAGTTCGCTGCGCCTGCCGCTGCGGCCAGTGGTGTCGAGGCCCCCGTGGTGGCGCCCACGGGTGCTGCCAGCCAGTGA
- a CDS encoding acyltransferase family protein, whose product MKKNDSLTGWRGFAILSVLVGHFLPGLGLESEGGGSVNAGRLGVELFFALSGYLIGGILFKENLPLDRFAVRRLSRILPSLLLFLLTVGVYYAYKGWLSFEHLLFVGVAANWYPTALDMGLPRPVGHLWSVYLELQGYLVLAGLAAIVRFWRGQALVVLSMAIAVSVAWVLLNVKFEADPFSLNYQKIFFRPDGRLVAMLSGALFGVLSLDKFHILTRAPVFPVVFCVSIGLQFGLFPDAIKYTLGSLFMGLSVALLAISCNNLLLRWFSLPIFVFLGETSYSIYIWQQLVYVNKGFLGTLASAAAAVAIGGVMHYLYDARAAKFIGSRLGRCVRPCAASAA is encoded by the coding sequence ATGAAAAAAAATGATTCTCTGACAGGATGGCGGGGATTTGCGATTCTCTCAGTTCTTGTTGGGCATTTTCTGCCGGGACTCGGTCTGGAATCTGAGGGGGGCGGTTCCGTCAATGCTGGTCGTCTCGGGGTGGAACTGTTCTTCGCATTGTCTGGTTATTTAATTGGTGGGATACTATTTAAGGAAAACTTGCCACTTGATCGGTTTGCGGTTAGGCGTCTATCAAGAATTCTCCCGTCACTCTTGCTATTCCTGTTGACGGTCGGGGTTTACTACGCCTACAAAGGCTGGCTGTCGTTCGAACACCTGTTGTTTGTGGGTGTGGCTGCAAACTGGTACCCAACAGCGCTTGATATGGGTTTGCCGAGGCCTGTCGGCCACTTGTGGTCTGTTTACTTGGAGTTGCAGGGTTATCTGGTGTTGGCGGGGTTGGCTGCAATTGTGCGCTTTTGGCGGGGACAGGCATTAGTCGTTCTGTCCATGGCAATTGCTGTTTCTGTTGCCTGGGTCTTGCTGAACGTAAAATTCGAAGCTGATCCATTTTCTCTTAATTATCAAAAAATATTCTTTAGACCTGATGGTCGGTTGGTGGCGATGCTGTCTGGAGCTCTTTTCGGTGTCTTGTCGCTAGATAAGTTTCATATCCTGACTCGTGCTCCTGTCTTTCCAGTGGTCTTCTGTGTAAGCATCGGTCTTCAGTTTGGTCTGTTCCCGGATGCGATTAAATATACGCTTGGATCCCTGTTTATGGGGTTGAGTGTGGCGTTGCTTGCAATATCCTGTAATAATTTATTGTTGCGTTGGTTTTCGTTGCCTATTTTTGTGTTCTTGGGTGAAACGTCTTATTCAATATATATATGGCAGCAGTTGGTTTATGTGAACAAGGGTTTTTTGGGTACATTGGCTTCAGCCGCTGCTGCGGTTGCCATTGGTGGAGTGATGCATTATCTTTATGACGCGAGGGCGGCAAAATTTATTGGATCCCGGTTGGGTCGCTGTGTCCGCCCTTGCGCAGCTTCTGCTGCATGA
- the epsE gene encoding polysaccharide export protein EpsE, translating to MHNLSRVLPWRRNWWLLVIASVLTFFFAGHSSAETADARRDYVLGAGDVVRINVYQNQDLTLETRVSESGTISYPLLGTVQLGGLSIPEAEKVVANGLLKGNFLRQPQVSILLLQIRGSQVSVLGAVNRPGRFPLEVGSVRVSEMLAVAGGITTGGSDVVILNGVRNGKLIRQQINIATLFTDGSGADPLVQNGDTLYVDRMPVVYIYGEVQRPGVMRLERGMTVIQALAIGGGTTQRGTIKGLKVHRRTGAGSAVLELEPAMTEELKDGDVIYVRESLF from the coding sequence ATGCACAACCTTTCCCGTGTACTCCCGTGGCGTCGCAACTGGTGGCTTCTCGTCATCGCGTCGGTGCTGACCTTCTTCTTTGCAGGCCATTCTTCTGCCGAGACGGCAGACGCGCGGCGGGACTACGTGTTGGGTGCCGGCGATGTGGTGCGTATCAACGTTTATCAGAATCAGGACCTGACCCTGGAAACTCGGGTCAGCGAATCGGGCACCATCAGTTATCCCTTGCTGGGTACCGTTCAGCTCGGTGGCCTGTCCATTCCCGAAGCTGAAAAGGTGGTTGCCAACGGATTGCTGAAGGGAAACTTCCTGCGCCAGCCCCAGGTGAGCATCCTCCTGCTTCAGATCCGTGGTAGCCAGGTGAGTGTGTTGGGTGCGGTGAACCGGCCGGGCCGATTCCCCTTGGAAGTCGGTAGCGTGCGGGTCAGCGAAATGCTTGCCGTTGCAGGCGGCATCACCACCGGTGGCAGCGACGTCGTCATCCTCAACGGGGTGCGCAACGGCAAGCTGATCCGGCAGCAAATCAACATTGCCACGCTGTTCACGGACGGTTCAGGTGCGGATCCACTGGTCCAGAACGGCGACACGTTGTATGTGGACCGGATGCCGGTCGTCTATATCTATGGTGAGGTGCAACGGCCGGGGGTGATGAGATTGGAGCGGGGAATGACCGTGATCCAGGCCCTGGCCATTGGTGGTGGCACCACTCAACGCGGAACGATCAAGGGCCTCAAGGTCCACCGCCGGACCGGCGCGGGGAGTGCGGTCCTTGAACTGGAGCCAGCGATGACGGAAGAGCTCAAGGATGGCGACGTGATCTACGTGCGCGAGAGCCTGTTCTGA
- a CDS encoding acyltransferase family protein, which yields MKSFDLSLNFNGYAARRFFGSLDGLRAISIIAVIWHHTAPTGTPSLLAHLGGHGVTLFFSISGFLITTLLLREWRKGGAIDLKAFYLRRTLRIFPLYYTVILIYVVLVYALERHSAAGQAFFVNLPYFLSYTSNLFVALDGRTIFYFAWSLAAEEQFYLIWPAVLLLCRAPARAAWVLVAVAILATVGQVMGAYFAHKVPVAIVIGSLLAILLDREGTFRLVAAVLGGRWAAPAALVLVVACASSSSLPPACLHTALAMFVGACVVREDHLLSTLLTNRWARYIGEISYGMYLLHMLCKNLAAKSLGAVGVDPDSAALFAATVVLTTVLARLSFKHYESYFLKLKERYTVDR from the coding sequence ATGAAATCATTTGACCTCTCTCTGAATTTCAATGGGTATGCGGCGAGACGATTTTTTGGCTCATTGGATGGATTGCGCGCAATCAGCATCATTGCGGTAATTTGGCATCACACCGCTCCCACGGGGACCCCGTCGTTGTTGGCGCACTTGGGCGGTCACGGTGTGACGTTGTTTTTTTCCATCAGTGGATTTCTCATCACCACCCTGCTGCTGCGGGAGTGGCGCAAAGGCGGGGCCATTGACCTGAAGGCCTTTTACCTGCGACGCACACTCAGGATCTTTCCGCTTTATTACACGGTGATCCTGATCTACGTGGTGCTGGTGTATGCGCTGGAGCGGCACTCGGCGGCGGGGCAGGCCTTCTTCGTCAACCTGCCCTACTTCCTGAGTTATACGTCCAACTTGTTCGTTGCCCTGGATGGGCGGACGATCTTCTACTTCGCCTGGTCGCTGGCGGCCGAAGAACAGTTCTATCTGATCTGGCCGGCCGTGCTGCTCCTGTGCCGCGCGCCGGCTCGGGCCGCCTGGGTACTCGTGGCTGTGGCCATTCTGGCGACGGTCGGGCAGGTCATGGGCGCGTATTTTGCACACAAGGTGCCGGTCGCCATCGTCATCGGGTCGCTGTTGGCCATCTTGCTGGATCGTGAGGGCACGTTCCGCCTGGTGGCCGCTGTGCTGGGCGGGCGCTGGGCTGCGCCGGCCGCCCTCGTGTTGGTGGTGGCCTGCGCCTCATCGTCCAGCCTGCCGCCTGCGTGTTTGCACACGGCATTGGCGATGTTCGTCGGTGCCTGTGTCGTCAGGGAAGATCACCTGCTGTCCACGCTGCTGACGAATCGCTGGGCGCGGTACATCGGGGAAATCAGCTACGGCATGTATTTGCTGCACATGCTGTGCAAGAACCTGGCAGCCAAATCCCTGGGCGCCGTGGGCGTGGATCCCGACAGCGCGGCGTTGTTCGCTGCCACGGTGGTGTTGACCACGGTGCTGGCCAGGCTGAGCTTCAAGCACTACGAGTCGTATTTCCTGAAGCTGAAGGAACGCTACACCGTGGACCGCTGA